GCGCAATGGGCATGCAGATCGCGAACGTTCCCCATGAGGTTCCCGTGGCGAAGGCCATGATCGCCGCGATCACGAAGATGATGAAGGGCAGCAGATGAGGCGACAGGAACTGTTGGGCCAAAGAAACGATGTAGTTGGCCGTCCCCATGGTTTTGCTCAGCGCATTGACCGAATAGGCGAGAGCCAACAGCATGACGACGGGCACGGCCCCCTTGACGCCGTCGGTGGCCGTGTTGATGACATCTTTGAGAGGGATGCCCTGCAGCATCATGCTGACGGTCATGAAAATCACGACGGCGAGGAACGCCTCCATGGTCTTGGCGGAGTGAAGCGTGACGTAGGTCCCCACGGCGATGCATACGATCATCAGCACCGGCAGGATGAAATTGAGGAACACGCGCGTCTTTATGCCCTCTTGCGCGGGCATCTCCGTCAGTTCCTTGCCGATCAGCGGCTGAGCGCCGTCGCGCAGGACCTTGCCTTCGTCCATGGCGCGCCGCTCGGCTTTCTTCATCGGCCCGAAATCCTTGACGAGACCGGAGCCGATCAGGAATACGAAGGCCACGGCAAACAGCGCGTAAAAGTTGAACGGCACGGCTTTCACGAACAGGCTCATGGCCTGCTCCTGGTCGACGATGCAGCCCACGCCGACGGCCAGACCGCTCAAATAAGCTGCCCAGCCGGTGATGGGCACCAGCACGGAAACGGGCGCCGAGGTGGAGTCGGCGATGTAGGACAGCTTTTCGCGGCTGATTTTCGCGTTGTCGGAAATACGGCGCATGACCGTGCCGACGAACAGCGGCGAGAAGGAATCGCTGAAATAAACGAAAAGGCCCAGCAGCCACGAAATCAACTGCACGCCCTTGCGTCCCAAATGAAAATCGTGCACCTTCCGCGAAAATCCTTGAATGGCCCCCGTCTTCTGGAAGTAAGCGACGAGAATACTGATGAAGACGTTCAGCATCATGACCCAGGCGAAGCCTGTGGTCCCCATGCTCGTTTTCAGCAACGTGGGCAGCCCCATCAGCCCCTGTCCGGCCAGCAGCGTGCCGGCAAAGCAGGCGACCATCAGCGAGACCACCGTGTTGCGCGTGACAAAGCACAGTACCACGGCGAGGAGCGAGGGAATGACGGAAATAAATCCCATGTTTTGCATCGTAACGCCTCCTTAAATGAAAAACAGACTTATGCTTTCTTGTAGAAATTGTTCGAGCGGCTGACCGTCGCGTGAGGCGCCGGGTCGAGTTCGCGTCCGGCGATGCCGAGGACGTCCTCCGGCCTGATCCATGGCTTGCCCTGCAGCGCGCTGGTCTCCTCGTGGGTCAGCATCCCCTTGTAGCAGGTCAGGGCGCGGCGCAGGAAACCGTCGCGCGCGCAAGCCTCGGCGACGCCGCGGTTGAGAATGCTGCGGAAGTGCCCGATGACCGAGGCCGCATAGGCGATGGACGTTGACTGAGCAATGGCGCCGGGAATGTTGCTGACGCAAAAGTGAACGATCCCTTCCTCGACGTAGCGGGGATTCTCGTGCGTCGTCTCGTGGAACGATTCGATGGCGCCCTGGTCATCGTTGCTGATGTCGACCAGCACGGAGCCCTTTTCCATGAGGCGGAGCATGTCGCGAGTGACGAGATAGTCCTTGCAGCCCTTGGGCCATTTGACACAGTTGAGGATCATGTCGGTGCCGGGCAGCAGTCTGGCGACGTTTTCGCGCGTGGAGAAGGCGGTGTCGACGGAATCGCCGTATTCGAACTGAATCGCCCGCAGCGTGCCGATGTTGATGTCGAGCACCGTGCAGTGGGCGCCAAGGGCGTGCAGCACCTGCAGAGCGCTCTTGCCGACGATGCCGCCGCCGAGAATGACGACGTTCATGCCCGGCGCGCCCGCCAGACCGCCTACATATTTGCCCTTGCCGCCGTTGATCGACAACATCGACTCGAGACCGAACAAAGCGCCTTGTTTGCCGGCCGCCTCGCAGTTGGGCGAGCCGTAACGGTGGCAATCCTCGGCGGTGAACGCGATGCACCCGCTCTTGAGCAGCGCCTCGACTTCTTCGGGATGAGCGGCCGGATGGATGCAGGTGAAGACGATCTGGTCCGCGCGGATCAAACCGTACTCGCAGGGCTCGAACTCCTTGACCTTGGTGACGAACTCGGCTCGGGCGTAAATCTCTTCCATCGTGTCGACGATCTCGGCTCCCGCTTTGGCGTAGGCGCCATCGTCAAAACCGGCGCGCTCGCCGGCTCCCTTCTGGACCAGTGCCTCATGTCCGTCGGCGACGATCGTGGAGATCTCGCCGGGCGTGGCGATGGTGCGGTATTCGCCGTTCTTGATGTCTCTCAGAAGACCAAAGATCATGTGAAATCCTCCAGTGTTGGGAAATTTATAGAGTCTGAATATTATATTCAGATGTGGCTTAACATAGAATATCATGAAATGAAAAAAATGAGGAGAGGCGGCCGCCTTTCTTTCACAAAGAATATGCCACTCGGATCTGCTGTGACAGATCCAACGCATCATGATCAACAAAGCGAGACGGCTACCGGCATAAAGCCGGCGACGGTCTCGCTTTGTGAATTTTCCTCGCAACTCCCAGCAAACTATGTTAACGCTTTCTATCAAGAATCAGTATGACGGGCGCTACACCTCCCGGCAGTGATTCATGATTTCCTCTTCGCTCTTGACGTGGTAGCCGTGACGACGGGCGATGCACATCAGGCTGTCGTCGCCGGTCTTCTCGGCCTGTGTCCGCTCGCCATCCGCAACGCGGATGACGAGGTCGAGCAGGGCTCTGCCGGTGTCTTCGGGCGAATCGCCGCGGGAAATGATGCCCGACGCGTCGAAGTCGAACATTTCGCTCATGGCCTTGTAAGTTTTTTCGTTGCCGGTGATCTTGACGACCGGGGCGATGGGGTGTCCCGTGGGCGAGCCGCGTCCCGTGGTAAAAGCGACGATCTGCGCGCCGCAGCCGATCTCGCCGGTGGTGACTTCGCCGTCGTGGCTTTCGTACTTCATCAGGAACAGGCCTTTCTTGCCCTTCTCGGGCGGCGTGGCGTAGTCGATCACGTCGACAATGGGGCAGGTGCCCGATTTGTGCATGCCGCCCAGCGCCTTTTCGACGATGGAACTGACGCCGCCGTCGGCGTTGCCGGGGGAGATGAGCTGGTTGCGTTTGGCTCCCAGCCGCATGTCGATGCTGCTGCGCAAGACGTCCTCGATCTCGTAAATGGCTTTGTAAACTTTATCGGCGACCTCTTTGCTGACGGCGCGGCGGGCGAGAATGTGCTCGGTGCCGAGCAGCTCGTTCATCTCGCTGAGGATCGCGCTGCCGCCCTGCGCGACCAGCTTGTCCACCATTTCGCCGACGGCGGGATTGGCGGCCAGGCCGCTGGTGGCGTCGGTCCCGCCGCACTTCGTGCCGACGAACAGCTCGCTCAGCGGGCAGGGCACGCGCCGCTGTTCGGCCAGACCGGCGAGCATTTTTCTGCCGGCTTCGACGGCGCGGTTGATCGTGTTGGTCGTGCCGCCTTCTTCCTGGATGACGAAACAGGCGACGGGGCGCCCGTTCTTGCGCACGGCTTCCTCCAGCTCGCGCGGCGGAAAACGCTCGCAGCCGAGGCCAATCACCAGCACCGCGCCGACGTTGGGATGCGTGCCGAGAGCTTTGAGCGTACGGGCCGTCAGTTCAAGATCAAGGCCGACCTGCGAACAGCCTACGGCATGGCGGATTGGCACCGAACCGGGCAGCTGGGCGGCAATGCGCTCCACCGTGCGATTGGCGCAGAACACGGAGGGAATGATGGCCAGATGATTGCGTACGCCCACCGTTCCGTCTGAACGACGGTATCCATTGAAAGTGATCGTCATGATCGTTCCCCCTATCGCCTGCCGCGCTCACAGGACATGTTGTGCGTGTGGATCCATGTGCCGCGGGGCGTGTCGGCCTTCACGCGGCCGATCTCCTCGCCGTACTTGATGACCGGATCGCCGGCGTGCAGGTCTTTGATCAGCACCTTGTGGGCGAATTCCACGTCGTCGAGGAGCGTCAACGGTCCGTCGGGCGTGTCGATCGTATCGCCTCGGAAACTGTCTTCGAGCACTGTTTTCACGTTGTCGGCGGGCGATATCTGCAAACTGCGTCTGAGCATTTTTCAAATTTTCCCCCTCAATTATGCTGTAACGTTTCTTCGGAAAAAAGGTGCGGCATCGCCAACAGAACTTCGAATCGGCCGCATCTGTCCGATCGTCTTGAGCTACGCCGCCTTTTTGCTCTGACGCGCTTTTTTCCAGTTGACATACCAGGGCGTGGACTGGATCAAAGAAAGCAGCGCCAACGCCAGCAGCGCGGCGGAGATCGGGTTGGTGACGAAAATCGACCAGCTGCCGCCGCTGATAAGCAGCGCCTGATGCAGGCTGACGTCGAGCATATGGCCGAGAATCAACCCGACCACGAGGGGCGCGACCGGGATTTTGAGCTTATCCATGAAGTAACCGAGGATGCCGAAACAGAACATCAGCCCCACGTCGAAGAAGTTGTTGTTGATGGCGAAAGCGCCGATGACGCAGAGAATCGTGATCGCCACGGCGAGAATGCGGTTGTGGATCTTCGTCACCGCGATGCACAGGCGCGTGAAGAACAGGCCCTCCACGAACATGGCGAAGCACGAAAACAAGATGGCCCACAGCAGCGTGTAGGTGACGCCGGCGTACTCGGTCATCAGCGTCGGACCGGGCATGATGCCGTGGATCATCAGGCCGCCGAGCAGCACGGCCGTGGCCGAGCTGCCGGGGATCCCCAGCGTGATCGTGGGCACGAGAGCGCCGCCGACCACGGCGTTGTTGGCCGATTCCGGCGCGGCGATGCCGTATTCGTTGCCGTCGCCGAATTCGTGTTTGCTGCGCCCGGGCTTGTAAAAGCGTTTGACCTCGTTGTAAGCGAACCAGCAGGCCGTGTCGCCGCCCGTGCCGGGGATGATGCCGGTGAACACGCCGATGAGGCCGGAACGGACGATTGTCGGCAGCAGCGCCCTCAGCTCGAACCAGGGACGCACGACGCTGTCCTCGATCGTCCCGATGCGCTCGGCATTGTCCTCGTCCTTCTCGATCAGACGGAGCACCTGGGGGATGGAAAACAAGCCGATCAACGCGACCGTGAAGGGAATGCCCGAGAACAGGTTGATATTGTTCATGGTGAAGCGCGGGATCCCCGTGATGGGGTCCATCCCCACCGTGGACAGCGCCAGGCCGAGCGACCCTGAGAGCAGTCCCTTGACGGGCGATCCCTGCGACAGCGAGGCGATGATCGTCATGCCCAGCACGGCCACCGAAGTGAGCTCGACGGGGCCGAACATCACGGCCACACGTCCCAGCAGGGGCGCTACTGTCAACAGCGCGATACTGCTGACCACGCCGCCGACAAAGGAAGCGAACAGCGAAATGCCGAGAGCGTGCCCCGCTTCGCCGCGCGAGGCCATCGGATAGCCGTCCATGACCGTGGCCGCCGCCGAAGGCGTGCCCGGCGTACGGATCAGAATGGCGGCGATCGAGCCGCCGTACATCGAGCCCATATAAAGCGACGCCAGCATGGTGATGCCTGTTTCCGGCGGCATGGCGAACGTCACGGGGACCAGCAGCGCGATCGCCATCGTAGCCGAAAGGCCGGGCATGGCGCCGACGAAAAGTCCCAGCGCCGTGCCGCCGCACATGGCCAGCATGTTGTTCCACTGGAGGATGTTGCTCAGACCGAGAATCATACTGTCAAACATGCGAACACGCTCCTTTTCCCTTAAGCGCCGAGCAGTGGTTCGAGCAGGCCGAGCGGCACGGGAAGATTCAGGAAACGGACGAACAGCAGATAGACGAAAACGCAGAACAGCGCGGCGATCAAGGCTGCCTTGAGGAACCCCGCTGCGCGCAGATAGATATAGCTGACGATCATGAAAAGAGGCGTCGCGACGAAATATCCCGCCTTTTCCGTCACGGCGATGTAAGCGGCGGTCATCAGCGAGTAAACGACCACGCGCACGACGTTGATCCGCGCTTTCTCACCGGATGGAGGGGCCGAGCGCCGCGCATTGAAAGCCATCGCGAAGCTGAGCAGGAAGATCAACGCCGCCACCAGCTGCGGAAACAGTCGAGCGGAATCAGGCATGGACTGGGCTGTAAGGAAAAAGAACAGCCCCACGCCGAAGGAAAACAGCGCAAAAAGGACGTGTTGCATAAAATAGGACATGAAAAAAGACTCCTTCGCACAAACGGACAGCCCCGGTTTTTCGGCGATACCACTTGAAAAAAGGCGGCTTCAGCAAGTGAAACCGCCTCGTGGTTCATTTCGGTGGAAGTTCAGTGTTTCTGAAACTGATCCTTCACTTCGTTCCAAATTTCGGTGAAATCCTTTTCCTGTTTCTTCAGCATGGCCATGTAGTCGTCGCCGTACTTCATGTCGATGATGGAAGCGCGGTCGGCGCACGCTTTCTTGAATTCGGGCATCTCGGCCATCTTTTTGAACGCTTCGATCAGCGTGTGGCGGGCCTCCTCGGGAATGCCGGCGGGAGCGCTGTAGCCGCGCGAAGAGCCGGATACCACGTCGATGCCTTTTTCCTTCATCGTCGGCACGTCGGGGAGCAGCTCGTAACGTTTCTCGGCCATGATCGCCAGCGCGCGCAGGTTGCCGGCTTTGATCTGAGGGAAGACGATGCCGATGTTGTTGAAGCTGACGTCGATCTTCCTGCCCATCGCCGCCTGCCAGGAGGGACCGTCCCCTTCGAAGGGGACCATCTGGACTTTCAGCCCTGAAGCTTTTTCGAAGATCAGCGTCGTGAAGAAATCGTCGCCGCCGACCCCGGAATTGCCGACGGTGACCTTGCCGGGGTTGGCTTTGACCGCCGCGATGAAATCGTCGAAAGTCTTGAAGGGACTGTCGGCCGCCACGACGACGATGCCGGGATCGCTGATGACGTTGGCGATGGGCGTCAGCTCGTCGACCTTGTAGGTGATGGCGGGCGTCATGATGTAGTTGGTCAGAAGCATGGGCGTGTTGGTGATACTCAGCGTGTAACCGTCGTTGCGAGTCGCCTTGGCCAGCTGCGTCCAGGCGATCGCCCCGGTGGCTCCCGGGATGTACTGATTGACGAACGACGTGCCAAGGACCTTCTCCAGGTAAGGCTGAGTCAGCTGAGCGACCGTATCGCTGCCGCCGCCGGCCTTGAATCCCTGCAGAACGGTGATCTGCTTGCTCGGATAAGCGGCAAAAGCAGCGGACGCTGCCAGCGCGCCGATCAAAACTGCTGCACCGAAAACGCGATTTCCACTTCTCATCAAAAGATCTCCCCCTCACGATGTATTAATACTGTTTTCTTGATAAAAAGCGTTCGCACCGTTTGCCGGGCGCTGCGGGGGAGTTCAGCCGCTCAGAACTCCCTCGACTGTGCTGCGCAGCTCGCTGTGTGGCTCTCCCTCGCAGCGCCCTTATGCTCGGCCTTTTAATGGAGAAACAGTATAGGTACCTGAACCGTGGTGCCTTAAACCTCCCCGCGGAGCGACGGGGAATGATTTTTCAGAGGCGAAGCAGTCTTTCGCCGAATAACGATCGAGAGCTTTTCGTTGAAAATCAGCGTCAGTTTTTCTGGTTAACCATGATCTACCTGAGGCAAAAACAGTGTAACATCATGGATATTAAAAATCAAGTCGACAATTTACTTTTTGTCGTTGCTCAGTGATAAAGTCCCCCATAACTGTTCCAAGAAAATGTCACTCTGAGATAATACCGTTCATGAAACAGGAGCGAATGACATTGTCACAAAAGGAACTGGATCGTATCAGGATTATCGGAGCGCTTGTCGACGGACGCATGACGAACAGGGAGGCGGCGGAAAAGCTGGGGCTCTGTCAACGGCAAATCATCAGGATCAAGAAGAGGTTCGTCGCTCAAGGGGCGGCGGGGCTTGTTCACGGCAACCGCGGCAGAACGTCTCGGCGCAGGATCGGAGATGAGGTTCGGGAGTCGGTGCTGAAGGCGTATGAGGAGGTCTATTACGATTTCAACTTCTCTCACTTTGCGGAATGCCTGAACGAACGGGAGGGGATCGGGATCAGTCGTTCGAGTGTCGTCCGCATCCTGAAGGACGAGGGGATCAGGAGCAAGAAGAGTGTGCGGCGGCGGCCGAAGCTTCACCGTTCTCGACCGCGGAAGGTGGCCGCGGGGATGTTGTGGCAGACTGACGCCACGTCGTTTGAATGGTTTGGCAGGGGGAACGGGCGTGCGACGCTGCACGCTTATATTGACGATGCGACGGGGATCGTGACTGGCGCCTGTTTCACTGAGAACGAATGTATGGCGGGCTATGTCGCCGCGCTGGGGATGGGGATCGAGGGGTATGGGCTGCCGATGGCGATTTACAGCGACCGGCATACGATTTTCCGCTCTCCAAAGGCACGGGCGCAGGATGATGAGGATCGGATCGAAGGGAATGAAGAAAATGAAGGGAATGAGGCGGGGAAGGAGGAGCCGTTAAGTTGTTTCGGACGGGGGCTGAAGGATCTTGGGATCGGGCAGATCTTTGCCTTGACGCCGGAGGCGAAGGGGCGTGTCGAACGTCTTTGGAACACGATGCAGGACAGGCTGCCGGGGAGCTGAGGCTGCTTGGCGTCTCGGATATCACGGCGGCCAACGAGGTTTTGCCCAAGCTCATCGCCAGGCACAATCGGAAGTTTGCCGTCAATCCGGCTGAGGGAGAGGAC
This sequence is a window from Pyramidobacter sp. YE332. Protein-coding genes within it:
- a CDS encoding Na+/H+ antiporter NhaC family protein, whose translation is MQNMGFISVIPSLLAVVLCFVTRNTVVSLMVACFAGTLLAGQGLMGLPTLLKTSMGTTGFAWVMMLNVFISILVAYFQKTGAIQGFSRKVHDFHLGRKGVQLISWLLGLFVYFSDSFSPLFVGTVMRRISDNAKISREKLSYIADSTSAPVSVLVPITGWAAYLSGLAVGVGCIVDQEQAMSLFVKAVPFNFYALFAVAFVFLIGSGLVKDFGPMKKAERRAMDEGKVLRDGAQPLIGKELTEMPAQEGIKTRVFLNFILPVLMIVCIAVGTYVTLHSAKTMEAFLAVVIFMTVSMMLQGIPLKDVINTATDGVKGAVPVVMLLALAYSVNALSKTMGTANYIVSLAQQFLSPHLLPFIIFVIAAIMAFATGTSWGTFAICMPIALPLAFNYTNNQVTPLVTACFAAVAGGGVFGDHCSPLSDTTVLSSAGAAADHIDHVKTQLPYALVCAAAASIAYLFVGFLMV
- a CDS encoding UxaA family hydrolase, with the protein product MTITFNGYRRSDGTVGVRNHLAIIPSVFCANRTVERIAAQLPGSVPIRHAVGCSQVGLDLELTARTLKALGTHPNVGAVLVIGLGCERFPPRELEEAVRKNGRPVACFVIQEEGGTTNTINRAVEAGRKMLAGLAEQRRVPCPLSELFVGTKCGGTDATSGLAANPAVGEMVDKLVAQGGSAILSEMNELLGTEHILARRAVSKEVADKVYKAIYEIEDVLRSSIDMRLGAKRNQLISPGNADGGVSSIVEKALGGMHKSGTCPIVDVIDYATPPEKGKKGLFLMKYESHDGEVTTGEIGCGAQIVAFTTGRGSPTGHPIAPVVKITGNEKTYKAMSEMFDFDASGIISRGDSPEDTGRALLDLVIRVADGERTQAEKTGDDSLMCIARRHGYHVKSEEEIMNHCREV
- a CDS encoding UxaA family hydrolase; the encoded protein is MLRRSLQISPADNVKTVLEDSFRGDTIDTPDGPLTLLDDVEFAHKVLIKDLHAGDPVIKYGEEIGRVKADTPRGTWIHTHNMSCERGRR
- a CDS encoding tripartite tricarboxylate transporter permease; its protein translation is MFDSMILGLSNILQWNNMLAMCGGTALGLFVGAMPGLSATMAIALLVPVTFAMPPETGITMLASLYMGSMYGGSIAAILIRTPGTPSAAATVMDGYPMASRGEAGHALGISLFASFVGGVVSSIALLTVAPLLGRVAVMFGPVELTSVAVLGMTIIASLSQGSPVKGLLSGSLGLALSTVGMDPITGIPRFTMNNINLFSGIPFTVALIGLFSIPQVLRLIEKDEDNAERIGTIEDSVVRPWFELRALLPTIVRSGLIGVFTGIIPGTGGDTACWFAYNEVKRFYKPGRSKHEFGDGNEYGIAAPESANNAVVGGALVPTITLGIPGSSATAVLLGGLMIHGIMPGPTLMTEYAGVTYTLLWAILFSCFAMFVEGLFFTRLCIAVTKIHNRILAVAITILCVIGAFAINNNFFDVGLMFCFGILGYFMDKLKIPVAPLVVGLILGHMLDVSLHQALLISGGSWSIFVTNPISAALLALALLSLIQSTPWYVNWKKARQSKKAA
- a CDS encoding tripartite tricarboxylate transporter TctB family protein codes for the protein MSYFMQHVLFALFSFGVGLFFFLTAQSMPDSARLFPQLVAALIFLLSFAMAFNARRSAPPSGEKARINVVRVVVYSLMTAAYIAVTEKAGYFVATPLFMIVSYIYLRAAGFLKAALIAALFCVFVYLLFVRFLNLPVPLGLLEPLLGA
- a CDS encoding tripartite tricarboxylate transporter substrate binding protein, whose protein sequence is MRSGNRVFGAAVLIGALAASAAFAAYPSKQITVLQGFKAGGGSDTVAQLTQPYLEKVLGTSFVNQYIPGATGAIAWTQLAKATRNDGYTLSITNTPMLLTNYIMTPAITYKVDELTPIANVISDPGIVVVAADSPFKTFDDFIAAVKANPGKVTVGNSGVGGDDFFTTLIFEKASGLKVQMVPFEGDGPSWQAAMGRKIDVSFNNIGIVFPQIKAGNLRALAIMAEKRYELLPDVPTMKEKGIDVVSGSSRGYSAPAGIPEEARHTLIEAFKKMAEMPEFKKACADRASIIDMKYGDDYMAMLKKQEKDFTEIWNEVKDQFQKH
- a CDS encoding ISNCY family transposase; protein product: MKQERMTLSQKELDRIRIIGALVDGRMTNREAAEKLGLCQRQIIRIKKRFVAQGAAGLVHGNRGRTSRRRIGDEVRESVLKAYEEVYYDFNFSHFAECLNEREGIGISRSSVVRILKDEGIRSKKSVRRRPKLHRSRPRKVAAGMLWQTDATSFEWFGRGNGRATLHAYIDDATGIVTGACFTENECMAGYVAALGMGIEGYGLPMAIYSDRHTIFRSPKARAQDDEDRIEGNEENEGNEAGKEEPLSCFGRGLKDLGIGQIFALTPEAKGRVERLWNTMQDRLPGS